In Nitrosophilus labii, the following proteins share a genomic window:
- a CDS encoding peptidylprolyl isomerase encodes MKKLFLIFTFTGYIFAGLIDAIAIIVNNEPITMLEILNTSKILNISKKEATELLIEQKLEESEIKRLGISVDEFELEDALEKFAKNRGLTLNELKELIKQKGINWEEYETNFKKQLLKKKLYQKIASTKISQPDESELLEYYKKHIKEFSVPKFVEVVKYISNSQAALNAVIKNPMASIPGVQIGEERVDISKINPKLAFLLQDTKEASFTPIIPLGDKFLLMYVKKKIDVTPMEFENVKNAVLAKIMEERKKEAIKDYLAKLKVNAKIKVLRLP; translated from the coding sequence ATGAAAAAACTATTTTTAATATTTACATTCACGGGTTATATATTTGCTGGTTTAATTGACGCTATAGCCATCATAGTTAACAACGAACCCATAACTATGCTTGAGATATTAAATACTTCAAAAATTCTAAATATAAGCAAAAAAGAGGCCACAGAGCTTTTAATAGAACAAAAACTTGAAGAGTCTGAAATAAAAAGATTAGGAATTAGCGTAGATGAGTTCGAACTTGAAGATGCATTGGAAAAATTCGCAAAAAATCGCGGATTAACTCTCAACGAACTAAAAGAGCTAATTAAGCAAAAAGGAATCAACTGGGAAGAGTATGAAACAAATTTCAAAAAACAGCTTTTAAAAAAGAAACTTTACCAAAAAATCGCCTCTACAAAAATCTCTCAGCCTGATGAAAGTGAACTTTTAGAATATTATAAAAAGCATATAAAAGAGTTTTCTGTTCCGAAATTTGTCGAAGTAGTTAAATATATATCAAACAGCCAAGCGGCTCTTAACGCAGTTATAAAAAATCCTATGGCTTCGATTCCTGGAGTACAAATAGGTGAAGAGAGAGTAGACATATCCAAAATCAATCCTAAACTTGCATTTCTGCTTCAAGACACCAAAGAAGCCTCTTTCACTCCTATCATCCCTTTGGGGGATAAATTTTTGCTTATGTATGTGAAAAAAAAGATAGACGTAACTCCTATGGAATTTGAAAATGTAAAAAATGCTGTTTTAGCCAAAATAATGGAGGAGAGAAAAAAAGAGGCTATAAAAGATTATCTAGCAAAACTGAAAGTTAATGCAAAAATAAAAGTTTTAAGACTTCCATGA